Proteins encoded together in one Myxocyprinus asiaticus isolate MX2 ecotype Aquarium Trade chromosome 21, UBuf_Myxa_2, whole genome shotgun sequence window:
- the synpo2la gene encoding synaptopodin 2-like protein isoform X1 gives MVAEEVIITLSGGAPWGFRLQGGIEHQKPLQVAKVRKRSKACRAGLREGDELVSINENSCGSLSHAQAMNLIDSIPGTLHIRVRRALAGFQSVVLVARAPSPRIDKEYRAALRAMSPSSSRPHQPSVRQIHRGSLISLTGRSGLTSPHGSEAYYGETDSDADVAAHERQRKPKRRSPSNSPAKAGRASPEGAETSEMSGYDSASDAQVYHPMGPSERGDTLPGIAHREVIYQPPLSGAWSSQTSTETSSMSADDQNPREGLMEEDSGFQEPTNIPPLVSPERAKEALMLSSRSQLVPMVGPVDHPVDEELTLTYMDKAKQAKLNRGETIMDKQVKEAQSKCRTIASLLTDAPNPHSKGVLMFKKRRQRSKKYTLISFGSVDEDMRQDSQEEDGVFPGSESEFDEDGFSAAPDSTWDSDYLEMLERRSASRGLEGEGGGALSPGLSDTSGKGAQLFEQQRRRAEEHAKKMEAAQEQLHSQMLGIALKETQALQTQKPQPDPLTKPNVQPPPVALKPARPSKTLHHEVPPVETQMNIDRHQVIPTIPAMVYEDTSNTMTPAPSVVPITDLLVTPSETMMPSPPTPLPELPASSVLNRTARPFAPGCITNRAATAPVVFHPAVSKKTPRPVSVAVMGPPFSTLSEKHAMGVLPTSISTLVTMSQPSPYVPAEMIPTQPFMPGNSIPPPATAPVESYSQTSHHFSSVENIQVPSMPLPIVQTKEPTFLIDTETPAIHIDTTVTTVASVMLPAIPQSTAILSQTSSTLTPAAPVTPSSPVTPLSPVVYRDRTSATGGRTGILQEARRRSAYKPMFKVPDSKKNSPNPELLSMVQNLDERPRHRYSEPENVVQNMDDNRTRIPPPVAPKPRVIPEMSYIPQAEGKGAELFARRQSRMDFFVVDSPPLQKPQTLGAQHSQSVKDLIQPREPSPTTSQWKYSPNIRAPPPIGYNPLLSPSCPIGVQRGGAKVSEESSKGSKGGYVFPKEGIKVLDFMRRQPYQLNSAMFCFNTQPSTPSYQRQQREGHTLTQPKQIPVKAARVYEIKRFSTPTPMSAPTLNPTVLVPRSQSTYGEHLSRSDMTSPPPAPTSPPPPKPVPESTPAPGLPERPRISAVPIPHPMPYSPPAPMSSMSSLSYSRLQAAKQFKSAPELSALPPNPLKSPIQVPKPHFTATRVGIQPLAWRPGTLPH, from the exons ATGGTGGCTGAGGAGGTTATCATCACTCTATCTGGAGGAGCACCATGGGGCTTCAGACTGCAAGGAGGAATAGAACACCAGAAGCCTCTGCAGGTTGCCAAG GTGCGTAAGCGAAGTAAAGCATGTAGGGCCGGACTGCGTGAGGGAGATGAACTGGTATCCATCAATGAGAATTCctgtgggagtttgtcgcatgccCAGGCCATGAACCTGATCGACAGCATACCAGGAACACTACACATCCGGGTTAGGAG GGCACTGGCTGGCTTCCAGTCGGTGGTTCTGGTTGCACGAGCTCCTTCTCCCCGCATTGATAAAGAGTACCGTGCTGCCCTTAGGGCCATGTCCCCATCCAGCTCTAGACCTCACCAGCCCAGTGTACGGCAGATCCATCGTGGGTCCCTAATATCCCTGACTGGACGCAGTGGATTGACCTCTCCTCATGGCAGCGAGGCCTACTACGGAGAAACAGACAGTGATGCAGATGTGGCCGCCCATGAAAGGCAACGCAAGCCGAAAAGACGCAGTCCCAGCAATTCACCCGCAAAGGCTGGTCGAGCTTCACCAGAGGGAGCCGAGACTTCTGAGATGAGCGGGTATGACAGTGCCTCAGATGCCCAAGTGTACCATCCTATGGGGCCTAGTGAGAGGGGAGACACATTGCCTGGCATAGCCCACAGAGAGGTGATTTACCAGCCCCCTCTGTCTGGAGCCTGGTCCTCACAGACATCCACTGAGACCTCATCCATGAGTGCGGATGACCAAAACCCACGAGAAGGGTTAATGGAAGAGGACAGTGGGTTCCAGGAACCCACAAATATTCCTCCTCTTGTATCTCCAGAGAGAGCCAAAGAAGCTCTTATGCTGAGTTCTCGTAGTCAGTTGGTGCCCATGGTTGGGCCAGTTGACCATCCAGTGGATGAGGAGCTTACATTAACATATATGGATAAAGCAAAACAAGCGA AACTGAATCGCGGAGAGACAATCATGGATAAACAGGTGAAAGAGGCTCAATCCAAGTGCCGCACCATTGCCTCGCTACTGACTGATGCACCAAACCCTCACTCAAAGGGTGTTTTGATGTTCAAAAAGCGTCGACAACGCTCCAAGAAATACACACTGATCAGCTTCGGAAGTGTTGATGAGGACATGAGGCAGGACTCTCAAGAAGAGGATGGTGTATTTCCTGGTAGTGAATCAGAATTTGACGAGGATGGGTTTTCTGCTGCACCTGATTCCACTTGGGACAGTGACTACCTTGAGATGCTGGAGAGAAGATCAGCATCCAGAGGTCTGGAAGGAGAGGGTGGAGGTGCTCTGAGTCCTGGTCTGAGTGATACCTCAGGGAAGGGGGCACAGTTGTTTGAGCAGCAAAGGAGGAGGGCTGAGGAACATGCTAAGAAGATGGAAGCTGCTCAAGAACAGCTGCACAGCCAAATGCTGGGCATTGCACTGAAAGAGACGCAAGCACTTCAGACACAAAAACCACAACCAGACCCACTAACAAAGCCCAATGTCCAGCCACCACCAGTTGCTCTAAAACCTGCCAGACCTTCAAAAACACTACACCATGAAGTTCCACCAGTAGAAACACAAATGAACATTGACAGACATCAAGTTATCCCCACTATCCCTGCTATGGTTTATGAAGATACTTCAAACACAATGACGCCAGCTCCCTCTGTGGTACCTATAACTGATCTCTTAGTAACACCCTCAGAAACTATGATGCCTTCACCACCAACTCCTCTACCAGAACTTCCTGCCAGTTCTGTGTTAAACCGAACCGCCCGACCTTTTGCCCCAGGCTGCATTACCAATCGGGCAGCCACTGCTCCCGTTGTGTTTCACCCTGCAGTCAGTAAGAAGACACCCAGACCTGTTTCAGTGGCTGTCATGGGACCTCCATTTTCAACATTGTCAGAGAAGCATGCCATGGGGGTTTTACCTACCTCCATTTCTACCCTGGTCACAATGAGCCAACCAAGTCCTTATGTACCTGCTGAAATGATACCCACACAGCCCTTCATGCCTGGCAACTCTATACCTCCACCTGCTACTGCACCAGTGGAATCCTATTCTCAAACTTCTCATCACTTCTCCTCAGTGGAAAACATTCAGGTTCCATCAATGCCACTTCCCATAGTTCAAACCAAAGAACCTACTTTTCTTATAGACACTGAAACTCCTGCAATCCATATTGACACCACTGTGACCACTGTGGCCTCTGTTATGCTTCCTGCCATCCCTCAGTCCACTGCGATACTATCCCAGACCTCTTCTACTTTGACCCCTGCAGCTCCTGTGACCCCATCCAGCCCAGTAACTCCACTTTCACCTGTGGTGTATCGCGACCGAACTTCAGCCACTGGTGGCCGTACTGGTATTCTTCAAGAGGCCCGCCGGCGTAGTGCATACAAGCCTATGTTTAAGGTGCCTGACAGCAAGAAGAACTCGCCAAACCCTGAGCTGTTGTCTATGGTGCAGAACCTAGATGAAAGACCCAGGCATAGGTATTCTGAACCTGAAAATGTTGTCCAGAACATGGATGACAATAGGACAAGGATCCCACCACCTGTGGCTCCTAAGCCACGGGTCATACCAGAAATGTCATATATCCCTCAGGCTGAAGGGAAAGGTGCAGAGCTGTTTGCTCGTAGGCAGAGTCGTATGGATTTTTTTGTTGTAGACTCTCCACCTCTACAGAAACCTCAAACTCTTGGGGCTCAACACTCCCAATCAGTCAAGGATCTCATCCAACCACGTGAGCCCTCACCAACCACATCCCAATGGAAGTATTCTCCCAACATTCGTGCTCCTCCACCCATTGGTTACAACCCCCTGCTTTCTCCCTCCTGTCCTATCGGGGTGCAACGTGGAGGGGCCAAGGTGTCCGAGGAAAGCTCGAAAGGAAGTAAAGGTGGTTATGTGTTCCCGAAAGAGGGTATCAAAGTCTTGGACTTCATGAGGAGACAACCCTACCAACTGAACTCAGCAATGTTCTGTTTTAACACACAGCCTTCAACACCCTCCTACCAAAGGCAGCAGAGGGAGGGGCATACTCTGACACAACCTAAGCAGATCCCAGTGAAGGCGGCACGTGTTTATGAAATCAAACGATTCTCCACTCCAACCCCAATGTCAGCCCCAACTCTGAACCCTACAGTGCTTGTACCACGATCACAGTCCACATATGGTGAGCATCTATCCCGTTCTGACATGACATCCCCACCCCCCGCACCTACTTCACCACCTCCACCTAAACCAGTACCGGAATCCACTCCGGCCCCGGGCCTCCCAGAGCGCCCCAGAATTTCAGCTGTGCCCATCCCTCACCCAATGCCCTACTCACCCCCAGCTCCCATGTCAAGTATGTCAAGCCTTAGTTACTCTCGGCTCCAAGCTGCTAAACAGTTTAAGAGTGCACCTGAGTTAAGTGCCCTACCACCAAACCCTTTAAAGTCTCCAATTCAAGTTCCCAAACCTCATTTTACTGCAACACGAGTGGGTATTCAGCCCCTTGCCTGGAGGCCTGGAACCCTACCTCACTGA
- the synpo2la gene encoding synaptopodin 2-like protein isoform X2 yields the protein MVAEEVIITLSGGAPWGFRLQGGIEHQKPLQVAKVRKRSKACRAGLREGDELVSINENSCGSLSHAQAMNLIDSIPGTLHIRVRRAMSPSSSRPHQPSVRQIHRGSLISLTGRSGLTSPHGSEAYYGETDSDADVAAHERQRKPKRRSPSNSPAKAGRASPEGAETSEMSGYDSASDAQVYHPMGPSERGDTLPGIAHREVIYQPPLSGAWSSQTSTETSSMSADDQNPREGLMEEDSGFQEPTNIPPLVSPERAKEALMLSSRSQLVPMVGPVDHPVDEELTLTYMDKAKQAKLNRGETIMDKQVKEAQSKCRTIASLLTDAPNPHSKGVLMFKKRRQRSKKYTLISFGSVDEDMRQDSQEEDGVFPGSESEFDEDGFSAAPDSTWDSDYLEMLERRSASRGLEGEGGGALSPGLSDTSGKGAQLFEQQRRRAEEHAKKMEAAQEQLHSQMLGIALKETQALQTQKPQPDPLTKPNVQPPPVALKPARPSKTLHHEVPPVETQMNIDRHQVIPTIPAMVYEDTSNTMTPAPSVVPITDLLVTPSETMMPSPPTPLPELPASSVLNRTARPFAPGCITNRAATAPVVFHPAVSKKTPRPVSVAVMGPPFSTLSEKHAMGVLPTSISTLVTMSQPSPYVPAEMIPTQPFMPGNSIPPPATAPVESYSQTSHHFSSVENIQVPSMPLPIVQTKEPTFLIDTETPAIHIDTTVTTVASVMLPAIPQSTAILSQTSSTLTPAAPVTPSSPVTPLSPVVYRDRTSATGGRTGILQEARRRSAYKPMFKVPDSKKNSPNPELLSMVQNLDERPRHRYSEPENVVQNMDDNRTRIPPPVAPKPRVIPEMSYIPQAEGKGAELFARRQSRMDFFVVDSPPLQKPQTLGAQHSQSVKDLIQPREPSPTTSQWKYSPNIRAPPPIGYNPLLSPSCPIGVQRGGAKVSEESSKGSKGGYVFPKEGIKVLDFMRRQPYQLNSAMFCFNTQPSTPSYQRQQREGHTLTQPKQIPVKAARVYEIKRFSTPTPMSAPTLNPTVLVPRSQSTYGEHLSRSDMTSPPPAPTSPPPPKPVPESTPAPGLPERPRISAVPIPHPMPYSPPAPMSSMSSLSYSRLQAAKQFKSAPELSALPPNPLKSPIQVPKPHFTATRVGIQPLAWRPGTLPH from the exons ATGGTGGCTGAGGAGGTTATCATCACTCTATCTGGAGGAGCACCATGGGGCTTCAGACTGCAAGGAGGAATAGAACACCAGAAGCCTCTGCAGGTTGCCAAG GTGCGTAAGCGAAGTAAAGCATGTAGGGCCGGACTGCGTGAGGGAGATGAACTGGTATCCATCAATGAGAATTCctgtgggagtttgtcgcatgccCAGGCCATGAACCTGATCGACAGCATACCAGGAACACTACACATCCGGGTTAGGAG GGCCATGTCCCCATCCAGCTCTAGACCTCACCAGCCCAGTGTACGGCAGATCCATCGTGGGTCCCTAATATCCCTGACTGGACGCAGTGGATTGACCTCTCCTCATGGCAGCGAGGCCTACTACGGAGAAACAGACAGTGATGCAGATGTGGCCGCCCATGAAAGGCAACGCAAGCCGAAAAGACGCAGTCCCAGCAATTCACCCGCAAAGGCTGGTCGAGCTTCACCAGAGGGAGCCGAGACTTCTGAGATGAGCGGGTATGACAGTGCCTCAGATGCCCAAGTGTACCATCCTATGGGGCCTAGTGAGAGGGGAGACACATTGCCTGGCATAGCCCACAGAGAGGTGATTTACCAGCCCCCTCTGTCTGGAGCCTGGTCCTCACAGACATCCACTGAGACCTCATCCATGAGTGCGGATGACCAAAACCCACGAGAAGGGTTAATGGAAGAGGACAGTGGGTTCCAGGAACCCACAAATATTCCTCCTCTTGTATCTCCAGAGAGAGCCAAAGAAGCTCTTATGCTGAGTTCTCGTAGTCAGTTGGTGCCCATGGTTGGGCCAGTTGACCATCCAGTGGATGAGGAGCTTACATTAACATATATGGATAAAGCAAAACAAGCGA AACTGAATCGCGGAGAGACAATCATGGATAAACAGGTGAAAGAGGCTCAATCCAAGTGCCGCACCATTGCCTCGCTACTGACTGATGCACCAAACCCTCACTCAAAGGGTGTTTTGATGTTCAAAAAGCGTCGACAACGCTCCAAGAAATACACACTGATCAGCTTCGGAAGTGTTGATGAGGACATGAGGCAGGACTCTCAAGAAGAGGATGGTGTATTTCCTGGTAGTGAATCAGAATTTGACGAGGATGGGTTTTCTGCTGCACCTGATTCCACTTGGGACAGTGACTACCTTGAGATGCTGGAGAGAAGATCAGCATCCAGAGGTCTGGAAGGAGAGGGTGGAGGTGCTCTGAGTCCTGGTCTGAGTGATACCTCAGGGAAGGGGGCACAGTTGTTTGAGCAGCAAAGGAGGAGGGCTGAGGAACATGCTAAGAAGATGGAAGCTGCTCAAGAACAGCTGCACAGCCAAATGCTGGGCATTGCACTGAAAGAGACGCAAGCACTTCAGACACAAAAACCACAACCAGACCCACTAACAAAGCCCAATGTCCAGCCACCACCAGTTGCTCTAAAACCTGCCAGACCTTCAAAAACACTACACCATGAAGTTCCACCAGTAGAAACACAAATGAACATTGACAGACATCAAGTTATCCCCACTATCCCTGCTATGGTTTATGAAGATACTTCAAACACAATGACGCCAGCTCCCTCTGTGGTACCTATAACTGATCTCTTAGTAACACCCTCAGAAACTATGATGCCTTCACCACCAACTCCTCTACCAGAACTTCCTGCCAGTTCTGTGTTAAACCGAACCGCCCGACCTTTTGCCCCAGGCTGCATTACCAATCGGGCAGCCACTGCTCCCGTTGTGTTTCACCCTGCAGTCAGTAAGAAGACACCCAGACCTGTTTCAGTGGCTGTCATGGGACCTCCATTTTCAACATTGTCAGAGAAGCATGCCATGGGGGTTTTACCTACCTCCATTTCTACCCTGGTCACAATGAGCCAACCAAGTCCTTATGTACCTGCTGAAATGATACCCACACAGCCCTTCATGCCTGGCAACTCTATACCTCCACCTGCTACTGCACCAGTGGAATCCTATTCTCAAACTTCTCATCACTTCTCCTCAGTGGAAAACATTCAGGTTCCATCAATGCCACTTCCCATAGTTCAAACCAAAGAACCTACTTTTCTTATAGACACTGAAACTCCTGCAATCCATATTGACACCACTGTGACCACTGTGGCCTCTGTTATGCTTCCTGCCATCCCTCAGTCCACTGCGATACTATCCCAGACCTCTTCTACTTTGACCCCTGCAGCTCCTGTGACCCCATCCAGCCCAGTAACTCCACTTTCACCTGTGGTGTATCGCGACCGAACTTCAGCCACTGGTGGCCGTACTGGTATTCTTCAAGAGGCCCGCCGGCGTAGTGCATACAAGCCTATGTTTAAGGTGCCTGACAGCAAGAAGAACTCGCCAAACCCTGAGCTGTTGTCTATGGTGCAGAACCTAGATGAAAGACCCAGGCATAGGTATTCTGAACCTGAAAATGTTGTCCAGAACATGGATGACAATAGGACAAGGATCCCACCACCTGTGGCTCCTAAGCCACGGGTCATACCAGAAATGTCATATATCCCTCAGGCTGAAGGGAAAGGTGCAGAGCTGTTTGCTCGTAGGCAGAGTCGTATGGATTTTTTTGTTGTAGACTCTCCACCTCTACAGAAACCTCAAACTCTTGGGGCTCAACACTCCCAATCAGTCAAGGATCTCATCCAACCACGTGAGCCCTCACCAACCACATCCCAATGGAAGTATTCTCCCAACATTCGTGCTCCTCCACCCATTGGTTACAACCCCCTGCTTTCTCCCTCCTGTCCTATCGGGGTGCAACGTGGAGGGGCCAAGGTGTCCGAGGAAAGCTCGAAAGGAAGTAAAGGTGGTTATGTGTTCCCGAAAGAGGGTATCAAAGTCTTGGACTTCATGAGGAGACAACCCTACCAACTGAACTCAGCAATGTTCTGTTTTAACACACAGCCTTCAACACCCTCCTACCAAAGGCAGCAGAGGGAGGGGCATACTCTGACACAACCTAAGCAGATCCCAGTGAAGGCGGCACGTGTTTATGAAATCAAACGATTCTCCACTCCAACCCCAATGTCAGCCCCAACTCTGAACCCTACAGTGCTTGTACCACGATCACAGTCCACATATGGTGAGCATCTATCCCGTTCTGACATGACATCCCCACCCCCCGCACCTACTTCACCACCTCCACCTAAACCAGTACCGGAATCCACTCCGGCCCCGGGCCTCCCAGAGCGCCCCAGAATTTCAGCTGTGCCCATCCCTCACCCAATGCCCTACTCACCCCCAGCTCCCATGTCAAGTATGTCAAGCCTTAGTTACTCTCGGCTCCAAGCTGCTAAACAGTTTAAGAGTGCACCTGAGTTAAGTGCCCTACCACCAAACCCTTTAAAGTCTCCAATTCAAGTTCCCAAACCTCATTTTACTGCAACACGAGTGGGTATTCAGCCCCTTGCCTGGAGGCCTGGAACCCTACCTCACTGA